A genomic stretch from Myripristis murdjan chromosome 12, fMyrMur1.1, whole genome shotgun sequence includes:
- the LOC115368619 gene encoding semaphorin-4E-like has translation MDIVDSRGTLVSARACGLCDATKPNAATSRSRDNNKMKLFTFFILLLLIVSGENSLRKNPPRRSVPFYNVPMKKFSGAGFTNLSSMLAREDLGQLLVGGREMVLSLNMSDISEMIGKTQWLVSPSARQNCLMEHGDIKECDNYIKSMHRTDDGNLYVCGTNAFSPSCDYMSFNNSHLVMENRRDFGTGKVPLEPNQRHTSLLVEDTLYSATFTDFWGTQPVVQKSGPKTIKTDSSGSWLNDPTFASMSLVETGTNSEEGEDDSIFLFFTEKALERDRTLVSRVARVCKGDIGGRKALMSRWTSFLKARLDCPIGQGALPSLVQDVYLLKDQHDWRNSVFYATFTSQSDSCSQSAVCAYKVSDIIRAFNGPFWSEYGSSPLEEELPYPRPGACINDAMRARGFQSSLDLPKETLQFVKENHLMATVVRPLTGGPLLVQSDTTFTKIVVDRVTALNGEEHPVMLIGTDSGWLQKAVKLNGEDGRVLEELQLFQAPHPIDFLQLSSSTGQLYTGFNDEIIQLNTRDCSRYKFCSDCVLARDPYCGWDMVQQRCTSVAGLQSGSVIQDIADGDVSMCPKSDIMLNTRPFDIPLTVGISQLLPCSVDSNLPVSWWYHGRIISPGPRHTVLKQGLLIEKPTEADAGLYSCHTMETVKGKPHYKMVFQYLLRVKKDQDLIYLLVPLVTAMFLTLLVLVTFTACVTFHRQRKAAALHYNISNSRHCIVDMGVNTECGQAEEEELVAEMEDASDCSNNDVVIEIPE, from the exons ATGGACATTGTGGACAGTCGTGGAACGCTCGTGTCAGCGCGCGCCTGTGGTCTCTGTGACGCAACAAAGCCGAACGCAGCGACGTCACGGTCGC GTGACAACAACAAGATGAAGCTCTTTACATTCTTCATCTTGCTCCTCCTCATCGTGAGTGGAGAAAACTCCTTGAGGAAGAACCCACCAAGGAGGAGTGTCCCATTCTACA ATGTACCTATGAAAAAATTTAGTGGGGCTGGTTTCACAAACCTGAGCTCCATGCTGGCGAGAGAAGACCTTGGACAACTCCTTGttggaggcagagagatggtGCTGTCTCTaaacatgagtgacatcagCGAAATGATCGGCAAG ACCCAGTGGCTGGTGAGTCCATCAGCCAGACAAAACTGCCTGATGGAACATGGGGACATCAAG GAGTGCGACAACTACATCAAATCCATGCACAGAACTGATGATGGCAATCTGTACGTGTGTGGAACCAATGCGTTCAGCCCCTCGTGTGACTACATG TCATTTAACAACAGCCACCTGGTCATGGAGAACCGCCGAGATTTTGGAACAGGCAAAGTCCCTCTTGAGCCCAACCAGCGCCACACCTCCCTTTTGGTTG AAGACACGCTGTACTCGGCCACATTCACCGACTTCTGGGGCACACAGCCAGTGGTCCAGAAAAGTGGACCGAAAACGATTAAAACAGATTCGTCAGGATCCTGGCTGAATG ATCCCACCTTTGCATCCATGAGCCTCGTTGAAACCGGAACAAATAGTGAGGAGGGTGAAGACGACAgcattttcctcttcttcactgAGAAGGCTTTGGAGAGAGATCGCACTCTGGTGTCAAGGGTTGCACGTGTTTGCAAG GGTGACATCGGGGGGCGAAAAGCCCTCATGTCGAGATGGACGTCATTTCTAAAGGCTCGGCTGGATTGTCCCATCGGCCAAGGGGCGCTTCCTAGCCTGGTCCAGGACGTTTACCTCCTGAAAGACCAACATGACTGGAGGAACAGCGTCTTTTATGCCACCTTCACCTCTCAGTC GGATTCATGCAGCCAGTCTGCCGTGTGCGCGTACAAAGTCTCAGACATCATCAGAGCGTTCAACGGCCCTTTTTGGAGTGAATATGGTTCATCACCACTCGAAGAGGAGCTGCCATACCCCCGTCCAGGAGCT TGCATTAACGATGCCATGAGGGCCAGAGGCTTCCAAAGTTCTCTGGACCTCCCAAAGGAGACCCTCCAGTTTGTCAAGGAAAACCATCTGATGGCGACAGTTGTCCGACCACTGACCGGAGGGCCTCTTTTGGTTCAAAGCGACACAACATTTACCAAGATTGTTGTGGACCGGGTAACAGCGCTGAACGGAGAAGAGCATCCAGTTATGCTCATAGGCACAG ACTCCGGCTGGCTGCAGAAAGCTGTGAAGCTGAATGGAGAGGATGGCCGGGTGTTGGAAGAGCTGCAGCTGTTTCAGGCTCCCCACCCCATCGACTTTCTCCAGCTGTCCTCCTCCACT GGCCAGCTGTACACCGGATTCAACGACGAGATCATACAGCTGAACACCAGGGACTGCAGCCGCTACAAGTTCTGTTCGGACTGTGTCCTGGCCCGAGACCCGTACTGTGGTTGGGACATGGTCCAGCAGCGGTGCACGTCTGTTGCTGGCTTGCAGTCTGGATCCGT GATTCAGGATATTGCTGATGGAGATGTGAGCATGTGCCCAAAATCTGACA tcaTGCTCAACACCAGGCCATTCGACATCCCCCTCACCGTCGGTATCTCCCAGCTCCTCCCCTGTTCTGTGGACAGCAACCTGCCTGTGTCCTGGTGGTACCATGGCCGCATCATCTCCCCCGGCCCCCGCCACACTGTACTCAAGCAGGGTCTGCTCATCGAGAAGCCCACCGAAGCGGACGCTGGCCTCTACTCCTGTCACACCATGGAGACAGTCAAAGGCAAACCGCATTACAAGATGGTGTTCCAGTATCTCCTGCGGGTGAAGAAGGACCAGGACTTGATCTACCTGCTTGTGCCTTTGGTTACCGCCATGTTCCTCACTCTCCTCGTGTTGGTCACGTTCACTGCCTGCGTCACGTTTCACCGACAGAGGAAAGCTGCGGCTCTGCATtacaacatcagcaacagccGTCACTGCATAGTGGACATGGGCGTTAACACAGAGTGTGGCCAagctgaagaggaggagctggtggcAGAAATGGAAGACGCATCCGACTGCAGCAACAACGATGTGGTCATTGAGATTCCAGAGTAA